One stretch of Pieris brassicae chromosome 8, ilPieBrab1.1, whole genome shotgun sequence DNA includes these proteins:
- the LOC123713461 gene encoding alpha-ketoglutarate-dependent dioxygenase alkB homolog 7, mitochondrial isoform X1 translates to MRILTLNLLRNCNFDLNKLRFLCSTEKVIQPKGEIQKIIGDLRLIEFHPSWKADEETDLRKQVLRDMRVIPEFINEAEEISLLSEVEPQLKRMRYEFDHWDNAIEGYRETERKAWNEQNSVTLARVRSVAFENGVELLPHTHILDLAPAGYIKPHVDAIRFCGDTIAGLCLLSGAVMRLMHENTPDYVLDALLPRRSLYIMSGVARYQFNHAVLSNEKSVWRGGKLLKKRRVAIITREQPKKPADII, encoded by the exons atgcgCATACTAACCTTAAACCTATTACGAAATTGTAACTTCGATCTTAATAAACTGCGATTTCTCTGTTCTACTGAAAAGGTTATACAGCCGAAAGGCGagatacagaaaataattG GTGACCTTCGCTTGATAGAATTTCATCCGTCATGGAAAGCTGACGAGGAAACAGACTTAAGAAAGCAGGTCCTACGCGATATGCGAGTGATTCCTGAATTTATTAACGAGGCAGAAGAAATTTCTCTGCTATCTGAGGTGGAACCACAGCTTAAACGGATGAGATATGAGTTTGATCATTGGGACAAT gCAATAGAAGGCTATCGTGAAACAGAGCGTAAGGCATGGAATGAGCAGAACAGTGTGACACTGGCAAGAGTTCGGTCAGTTGCATTTGAAAATGGTGTAGAGCTTCTACCGCATACACATATCTTAGACCTTGCTCCGGCAGGGTATATTAAGCCTCATGTTGATGCTATTCGG TTCTGTGGTGACACCATAGCAGGTCTATGCCTGTTATCTGGAGCTGTAATGAGGCTCATGCATGAGAACACACCTGATTATGTCTTAGATGCATTGCTACCTAGAAGATCACTTTACATAATGAG CGGCGTGGCGCGATACCAGTTTAATCACGCGGTTTTGTCCAATGAAAAAAGTGTATGGCGTGGAGGTAAACTGCTCAAGAAGCGGCGTGTTGCAATTATTACCAGAGAACAACCAAAAAAACCAGcagatataatttaa
- the LOC123713461 gene encoding alpha-ketoglutarate-dependent dioxygenase alkB homolog 7, mitochondrial isoform X2 produces MRVIPEFINEAEEISLLSEVEPQLKRMRYEFDHWDNAIEGYRETERKAWNEQNSVTLARVRSVAFENGVELLPHTHILDLAPAGYIKPHVDAIRFCGDTIAGLCLLSGAVMRLMHENTPDYVLDALLPRRSLYIMSGVARYQFNHAVLSNEKSVWRGGKLLKKRRVAIITREQPKKPADII; encoded by the exons ATGCGAGTGATTCCTGAATTTATTAACGAGGCAGAAGAAATTTCTCTGCTATCTGAGGTGGAACCACAGCTTAAACGGATGAGATATGAGTTTGATCATTGGGACAAT gCAATAGAAGGCTATCGTGAAACAGAGCGTAAGGCATGGAATGAGCAGAACAGTGTGACACTGGCAAGAGTTCGGTCAGTTGCATTTGAAAATGGTGTAGAGCTTCTACCGCATACACATATCTTAGACCTTGCTCCGGCAGGGTATATTAAGCCTCATGTTGATGCTATTCGG TTCTGTGGTGACACCATAGCAGGTCTATGCCTGTTATCTGGAGCTGTAATGAGGCTCATGCATGAGAACACACCTGATTATGTCTTAGATGCATTGCTACCTAGAAGATCACTTTACATAATGAG CGGCGTGGCGCGATACCAGTTTAATCACGCGGTTTTGTCCAATGAAAAAAGTGTATGGCGTGGAGGTAAACTGCTCAAGAAGCGGCGTGTTGCAATTATTACCAGAGAACAACCAAAAAAACCAGcagatataatttaa